A genomic region of Pseudomonas sp. KU43P contains the following coding sequences:
- a CDS encoding enoyl-CoA hydratase family protein, translated as MQAFNVTIDRGIAELVFDHPPVNAFNSQGWADIARTLDALGRDDRVRVIVIRAEGRGFCAGVDIKELAADANLIVAVNKGNYDTFKAIHRNPLPVIVAVHGFVLGGGIGICGAADILLASDCARFGVPEVDRGAMGGGAHLQRLFPVQKVRHMYFTGEMIDAAEAYRLGAVERVVPREQLREAALQIAASIAGKSAAMIRLAKEALNGIEDGNLEDKYRREQGFTLEAYRAQDSQEARDSFVEKRSAHFNG; from the coding sequence ATGCAAGCATTCAACGTCACCATCGACCGCGGCATCGCCGAGCTGGTGTTCGATCACCCGCCGGTCAATGCCTTCAACAGCCAGGGCTGGGCCGATATCGCCCGCACCCTGGACGCGCTGGGCCGCGACGACAGGGTGCGGGTGATCGTCATCCGTGCCGAGGGCCGCGGCTTCTGCGCCGGGGTCGACATCAAGGAGCTGGCCGCCGACGCCAACCTGATCGTGGCGGTCAACAAGGGCAACTACGACACCTTCAAGGCCATTCACCGCAACCCGCTGCCGGTGATCGTCGCCGTGCACGGCTTCGTGCTGGGCGGCGGGATCGGCATCTGCGGCGCCGCCGACATTCTGCTCGCCTCCGACTGCGCCCGCTTCGGCGTACCCGAGGTAGACCGTGGCGCCATGGGCGGCGGCGCGCACCTGCAGCGGCTGTTCCCGGTGCAGAAGGTGCGCCACATGTACTTCACCGGCGAAATGATCGACGCCGCCGAGGCGTACCGCCTGGGCGCCGTGGAGCGCGTGGTGCCGCGTGAACAGCTGCGCGAGGCCGCACTGCAGATCGCCGCGTCCATCGCGGGCAAGAGCGCGGCCATGATCCGCCTGGCCAAAGAGGCGCTCAACGGCATCGAGGACGGCAACCTCGAAGACAAGTACCGCCGCGAACAGGGCTTCACCCTGGAGGCGTACCGTGCCCAGGACTCCCAGGAAGCGCGCGACTCGTTCGTCGAGAAGCGCAGCGCTCACTTCAACGGCTGA
- a CDS encoding acyl-CoA dehydrogenase family protein, with translation MNNDLTRQTLRQRARELVPVLRERAAQAAQAGRLPEETIADFHEAGFFRILQPARWQGLELEPKDFFEVQMILAEGCMSSAWVLGVVAIHNWQLALFDDRAAQDVWGQSSSVLISSSYMPVGKVERVEGGFRLSGRWGFSSGSQHCQWAFLGALVPPETPGGAPDYRTFLVPCSDYQILDNWNVMGLEATGSHDVRVDNAFVPEYRTHRAADGFMQQSPGNQVNTSALYRLPFGQIFVRAVSTSAIGALQGAVDHFIAHNRARVAVNDGRKVLQDPAAQSALANAMVCVDECRTVLLRNFELMLGSARDGTPLYMQLRVKMRYDSARVVDRCAKAVAELMFNSGASTIFRDHPINRAFRDIHTGRAHVANSPAKYAWNLGAVSMGQDSTDFFL, from the coding sequence ATGAACAACGACCTCACCCGTCAAACCCTGCGCCAACGAGCGCGCGAACTGGTGCCGGTGCTGCGCGAGCGTGCCGCCCAGGCCGCCCAGGCAGGCCGCCTGCCGGAAGAAACCATCGCCGACTTCCACGAGGCAGGCTTCTTTCGCATCCTCCAGCCGGCCCGGTGGCAAGGCCTGGAACTGGAGCCCAAAGACTTCTTCGAAGTGCAGATGATCCTGGCCGAGGGCTGCATGTCGTCGGCCTGGGTGCTGGGTGTGGTGGCCATCCACAACTGGCAGCTGGCGCTGTTCGACGACCGCGCCGCGCAGGATGTGTGGGGGCAGAGCAGCAGCGTGCTGATCTCGTCTTCCTATATGCCGGTGGGCAAGGTGGAGCGGGTCGAGGGCGGTTTTCGCCTGAGCGGTCGCTGGGGCTTTTCTTCCGGCAGCCAGCACTGCCAGTGGGCCTTCCTCGGGGCGCTGGTGCCGCCGGAAACACCGGGTGGCGCGCCGGACTATCGAACCTTCCTGGTGCCGTGCAGCGACTACCAGATACTCGACAACTGGAACGTCATGGGGCTGGAAGCCACCGGCTCCCACGACGTGCGGGTCGACAACGCCTTCGTGCCCGAATACCGCACCCATCGGGCAGCCGACGGCTTCATGCAGCAGAGCCCCGGCAACCAGGTGAACACCTCGGCGCTGTATCGCCTGCCGTTCGGGCAGATCTTCGTGCGCGCGGTGTCGACCTCGGCCATCGGCGCCTTGCAGGGGGCGGTGGACCACTTCATCGCCCATAACCGAGCGCGAGTCGCCGTCAACGATGGCCGCAAGGTGCTCCAGGACCCGGCCGCGCAGAGCGCGTTGGCCAACGCCATGGTCTGTGTCGACGAGTGCCGCACCGTGCTGCTGCGCAACTTCGAGCTGATGCTGGGCAGCGCCCGCGACGGCACCCCGCTGTACATGCAGCTGCGGGTCAAGATGCGCTACGACTCGGCGCGGGTGGTCGACCGCTGCGCCAAGGCGGTCGCCGAGCTGATGTTCAACAGCGGCGCATCGACCATCTTCCGCGACCACCCGATCAATCGCGCCTTCCGTGACATCCACACCGGCCGCGCCCATGTGGCCAACAGCCCGGCCAAGTACGCCTGGAACCTGGGGGCGGTGAGCATGGGCCAGGACAGCACCGACTTCTTCCTCTGA
- a CDS encoding FAD-binding protein: MTARAVMAPLRVNQAQQLQWQQQADLVVVGFGGAGASAAIEAASRGLSVLALERFAGGGATALSGGVVYAGGGTPQQQQAGYPDSRAAMFAYLRQEVGDAVSEPTLRSFCDASADQLSWLERQGVVFEGSMAPHKTSYPSDRYYLYYSGNEAVPAYAATAEPAPRGHRAKGHGLSGASLFAALADSARRQGVTVRTQCQVRRLVIDRDDQVVGVEAWQLPQGSRAARQHARLSRWAAAVHMYAPALSARLRARLQRIEQASARPILIRALHGVLLSSGGFVFNRTLLQQFAPRYLAGLPLGSSGCDGSGIELGRSAGGSLGQMHKVSAWRFINPPLAWARGLIVNARGERYCNEEVYGATLGHDMVEMHDGRALLILDRHLRNQALRQVGPGKVWSFQRLPVLLNLLFNCRRGNSLEQLAQRCKLPAPALRNSVDTYGRAARGEIDDPLGKSPAMRHDLSQGPWYCLDLSYDSRLYPCPTLTLGGLRVCEQSGQVLDERGRPITGLYAAGRCAVGVASNLYVSGLSLADCVFSGRRAAAHVAERHASHPSPQGEHPCNV; this comes from the coding sequence ATGACAGCGCGGGCGGTGATGGCACCGCTGCGGGTGAACCAGGCGCAGCAGCTGCAATGGCAGCAGCAGGCCGACCTGGTGGTGGTCGGCTTCGGCGGCGCGGGCGCCAGCGCCGCCATCGAGGCGGCCAGCCGTGGCCTCTCGGTGCTGGCTCTGGAACGGTTTGCCGGCGGCGGCGCCACTGCACTCAGCGGCGGCGTGGTCTATGCCGGAGGCGGCACGCCGCAACAGCAGCAGGCCGGTTACCCGGACAGCCGTGCGGCCATGTTCGCCTACCTGCGCCAGGAGGTCGGCGATGCTGTCAGTGAACCCACGCTGCGTAGCTTCTGCGACGCCAGCGCTGACCAGCTGAGCTGGCTGGAACGCCAGGGCGTGGTGTTCGAAGGCAGCATGGCGCCGCACAAGACCTCCTACCCCAGCGACCGCTACTACCTCTATTACTCCGGCAACGAAGCCGTGCCGGCCTATGCCGCCACGGCCGAACCTGCGCCACGCGGGCACCGTGCCAAGGGCCATGGCCTGTCTGGCGCCAGCCTGTTCGCGGCCCTTGCCGACAGCGCCCGGCGCCAGGGCGTCACGGTGCGCACTCAATGCCAGGTACGTCGCCTGGTGATCGACCGGGATGACCAGGTGGTGGGGGTCGAGGCCTGGCAGTTGCCGCAGGGCAGCCGCGCAGCCCGCCAGCATGCCCGGCTTTCGCGGTGGGCGGCGGCGGTGCACATGTACGCCCCGGCATTGTCCGCCCGCCTGCGGGCACGCCTGCAACGCATCGAACAGGCATCCGCCCGACCGATACTGATACGTGCGCTCCATGGCGTGCTGCTGAGCAGCGGCGGCTTCGTGTTCAACCGCACACTCTTGCAGCAATTCGCCCCTCGCTACCTGGCCGGCCTGCCGCTGGGCAGCAGCGGGTGCGACGGCAGCGGCATCGAACTGGGCCGCAGTGCCGGGGGCAGCCTTGGGCAGATGCACAAGGTCAGCGCCTGGCGCTTCATCAACCCGCCGCTGGCCTGGGCCCGGGGGCTGATCGTCAATGCCCGCGGCGAGCGCTACTGCAACGAGGAAGTGTATGGCGCCACCCTTGGCCATGACATGGTCGAAATGCACGATGGCCGTGCCCTGCTGATCCTTGACCGCCACCTGCGCAACCAGGCGCTGCGGCAGGTGGGGCCGGGCAAGGTGTGGTCGTTCCAGCGCCTGCCGGTGCTGCTCAACCTGCTGTTCAACTGCCGGCGCGGCAACAGCCTCGAACAACTCGCCCAGCGCTGCAAGCTGCCGGCACCGGCCCTGCGCAACAGCGTCGACACCTATGGCCGCGCCGCCCGCGGCGAAATCGACGACCCGCTGGGCAAGTCACCTGCCATGCGCCACGACCTGAGCCAAGGCCCCTGGTACTGCCTGGACCTGTCCTACGACAGCCGTCTCTACCCCTGCCCGACCCTGACCTTGGGCGGCCTGCGGGTGTGCGAGCAGAGCGGCCAGGTGCTCGACGAACGGGGCAGGCCGATCACCGGGCTGTACGCCGCCGGCCGTTGTGCGGTGGGCGTGGCCTCCAACCTGTATGTCTCCGGCCTGTCCCTGGCCGACTGTGTCTTTTCTGGCAGACGCGCTGCGGCCCATGTTGCCGAGCGCCATGCCAGCCACCCTAGCCCCCAAGGAGAACAC
- a CDS encoding enoyl-CoA hydratase, translating into MSEQDITPADEVVLYEVRGAVALVTMNRPAFHNAQNSRMTYALDAAFARACADDAVKVIVLRGAGKHFSAGHDIGTPGRDVDQSFDRVSLWYDHVNKPGGEFLYAREQEVYLGMCRRWRDMPKPTIAMVQGACIAGGLMLAWVCDLIVASDDAWFRDPVVRMGIPGVEYFAHVHELNPRIAKEFLLLGNPMPAARAYQMGMLNQVVPREQLEQATLAMAEQLAQMPRLGLQLAKQAVNNAEDLMGKRATMDMVFGLHHFAHAHNELVCGDRLGGHDARSMASAQRETGRA; encoded by the coding sequence ATGAGCGAGCAAGACATCACACCCGCCGATGAGGTGGTGCTGTACGAAGTACGGGGTGCGGTGGCCCTGGTGACCATGAACCGGCCCGCGTTCCACAACGCCCAGAACTCACGCATGACCTATGCCCTGGATGCAGCATTCGCCCGCGCCTGCGCCGATGACGCGGTGAAGGTCATCGTGCTGCGCGGCGCGGGCAAGCACTTTTCTGCCGGCCACGACATCGGCACCCCGGGGCGCGATGTGGACCAGAGCTTCGACCGGGTCAGCCTGTGGTACGACCACGTCAACAAGCCGGGCGGCGAGTTTCTCTACGCCCGTGAACAGGAGGTCTACCTGGGCATGTGCCGGCGTTGGCGCGACATGCCCAAGCCCACCATCGCCATGGTCCAGGGCGCCTGCATCGCCGGTGGCCTGATGCTGGCCTGGGTCTGCGACCTGATCGTCGCCAGCGACGACGCCTGGTTCCGCGACCCGGTGGTGCGCATGGGCATACCGGGGGTGGAATATTTCGCCCACGTGCACGAGCTGAACCCGCGTATCGCCAAGGAGTTCCTGCTCCTGGGCAACCCCATGCCGGCGGCCCGCGCCTACCAGATGGGCATGCTCAACCAGGTCGTCCCCCGCGAGCAGCTGGAGCAGGCCACGCTGGCCATGGCCGAGCAACTGGCACAGATGCCGCGCCTGGGCCTGCAACTGGCCAAGCAGGCGGTGAACAACGCCGAGGACCTGATGGGCAAGCGCGCCACCATGGACATGGTGTTCGGCCTGCACCACTTCGCCCACGCCCACAACGAGCTGGTCTGCGGCGACCGCCTGGGCGGCCACGACGCCCGCTCCATGGCCAGCGCGCAACGTGAAACGGGGAGGGCGTGA
- a CDS encoding flavin reductase family protein, with protein sequence MNDNSLKADMLQAMRRLAKSVTIISTSDGSQRFAMAATAVDSLSTEPPSLLICVNQSASPHAALAAGAGFCVNILGLEQQHLAHLCSGSIKGEARFGQGQWLTSDEGIPYLADAQSSILCRQDGQFAYGTHTIFIGRILRIHTTPTITPLVYLDGHYTTTAKPVPLAASAG encoded by the coding sequence ATGAACGACAACTCACTCAAAGCCGACATGCTCCAGGCCATGCGCCGCCTGGCCAAGTCCGTCACCATCATCAGCACCAGCGACGGCAGCCAGCGCTTTGCCATGGCCGCCACTGCGGTCGACTCGCTGAGCACCGAACCGCCATCGCTGCTGATCTGCGTCAACCAGAGCGCTTCCCCCCACGCGGCGCTGGCCGCCGGTGCCGGCTTCTGCGTGAACATCCTGGGCCTTGAACAACAGCACCTGGCCCACCTGTGCAGCGGCAGCATCAAGGGCGAGGCGCGCTTCGGCCAAGGCCAGTGGCTGACCAGCGACGAAGGCATCCCCTACCTGGCCGACGCCCAGTCGTCGATCCTCTGCCGCCAGGACGGCCAGTTCGCCTACGGCACCCACACCATTTTCATCGGCCGCATCCTGCGCATTCACACCACCCCGACCATCACGCCGCTGGTGTACCTGGACGGCCACTACACCACCACCGCCAAACCTGTGCCCCTCGCGGCCAGTGCCGGCTGA
- a CDS encoding VOC family protein, with the protein MDIRGLGYVTVQSRDLQQWRHYASQVLGMMVSEDESGERLLLKMDERPYRILVQHSAQDGFGACGWEVASQAAFDQAVAELRVGGVTVEQGDAGQCAQRRVQALALFADPDGNRHELYWGPRQDFARFVSPVGVRGFVSDDLGMGHVVLPAPTFERCRDFYEQLMGFGLSDLMKVRFTPDPAEPEKRIHFMHCNNGRHHSLAIFECPVASGCVHMMVEVDGLDEVGRGLDRLHAHGVKLTATLGQHTNDQMISFYMRTPSGFDLEYGCDGLVVDWSRHTPFESTVVSQWGHDFSVGRQ; encoded by the coding sequence ATGGATATCCGTGGCCTGGGGTATGTCACCGTGCAATCGCGCGACCTGCAGCAGTGGCGCCACTATGCCAGCCAGGTGCTGGGCATGATGGTGAGCGAGGACGAGTCCGGCGAGCGCCTGTTGCTGAAGATGGACGAGCGCCCTTATCGCATCCTGGTGCAGCACAGCGCCCAGGACGGCTTCGGCGCCTGCGGCTGGGAGGTGGCCAGCCAGGCCGCCTTCGACCAGGCCGTGGCCGAGCTGCGTGTCGGCGGCGTGACCGTGGAGCAGGGCGATGCCGGCCAGTGCGCCCAGCGCCGGGTGCAGGCGCTGGCGCTGTTCGCCGACCCCGACGGCAACCGTCACGAGCTGTACTGGGGCCCGCGGCAGGACTTTGCCCGCTTCGTCTCGCCGGTCGGTGTGCGCGGCTTCGTCAGCGACGACTTGGGCATGGGCCACGTGGTGCTGCCGGCGCCCACCTTCGAACGCTGCCGTGATTTTTACGAGCAGCTGATGGGCTTCGGCCTCTCGGACCTGATGAAAGTCCGCTTCACCCCCGATCCGGCCGAGCCGGAAAAACGCATTCACTTCATGCACTGCAACAACGGCCGTCACCACTCCCTGGCGATCTTCGAGTGCCCGGTTGCCAGCGGCTGCGTGCACATGATGGTCGAGGTCGACGGCCTCGACGAAGTCGGCCGCGGCCTGGACCGCCTGCACGCCCACGGCGTGAAACTGACCGCCACCCTCGGCCAGCACACCAACGACCAGATGATCTCCTTCTACATGCGCACGCCCTCGGGTTTCGACCTGGAGTACGGCTGCGACGGGCTGGTGGTCGACTGGAGCCGCCACACGCCGTTCGAGAGCACCGTGGTCAGCCAGTGGGGCCATGACTTCAGCGTTGGCCGCCAATGA
- a CDS encoding CoA-transferase subunit beta, with the protein MTTAHPYSLAELMICAAAQAWRDDGEVLATGIGVIPRLAASLSMLDGNPRLMMTDSEAYMVAEPVPVGPRNGHEPKRDSWMGFSRIFDNVWSGKRHAMIGPIQVDRFGQANLSCIGDYAKPKSQMLGVRGLPGNSISHANSFYVPSHNRRVFVEGECDMVSSVGYNPARLARGWALEDIDIRLIVTDLCVLDFLGPRHQVRVRSLHPGVSLDEVRDNTGFELHVPEQVPLTTAPTQAQLQLIQRLDPHALRASQLKGNPPGQR; encoded by the coding sequence ATGACCACCGCACACCCTTACAGCCTCGCCGAACTGATGATCTGCGCCGCCGCCCAGGCCTGGCGCGACGACGGCGAGGTGCTGGCCACCGGCATTGGCGTGATCCCGCGCCTGGCCGCTTCGCTGAGCATGCTCGACGGTAACCCCCGGCTGATGATGACCGACTCGGAGGCCTACATGGTCGCCGAACCGGTGCCGGTAGGCCCACGCAACGGCCATGAGCCCAAACGCGACAGCTGGATGGGCTTCTCGCGGATCTTCGACAACGTCTGGAGCGGCAAGCGCCACGCGATGATCGGGCCGATCCAGGTCGACCGCTTCGGCCAGGCCAACCTGTCGTGCATCGGCGACTACGCCAAACCCAAGTCGCAGATGCTCGGCGTGCGCGGCTTGCCGGGCAACTCCATCAGCCATGCCAACTCGTTCTACGTGCCCAGCCACAACCGCCGGGTGTTCGTCGAAGGCGAGTGCGACATGGTTTCGTCGGTGGGCTACAACCCGGCTCGCCTGGCCCGTGGCTGGGCATTGGAAGACATCGATATCCGCCTGATCGTCACCGACCTGTGCGTGCTGGACTTCCTCGGCCCTCGGCACCAGGTGCGGGTGCGCTCGCTGCACCCCGGGGTGAGCCTGGACGAGGTGCGCGACAACACCGGCTTCGAACTGCATGTGCCAGAGCAGGTGCCGCTCACCACGGCGCCCACCCAGGCGCAACTGCAGCTGATCCAGCGGCTGGACCCTCACGCGCTGCGCGCCAGCCAGCTCAAGGGCAACCCGCCCGGCCAGCGCTGA
- a CDS encoding CoA transferase subunit A, with protein MDKQMTTAEMVAQLQDGMTLGIGGWGPRRKPMALIREILRSNLKDLTIVAYGGADVGMLCAAGKVKKLVFAFVSLDFIPLEPHFRKARQEGAIEVMEIDEGMLLLGLRAAAMNVPFIPTAVGLGTDVLRCNPDIKLVASPYADGRDWVAMPALKLDAALVHVDRADARGVCQIAGPDHYMDDLFVRAAARTFVTCDELVPSDWFHAEPSRAHQVFWERNLTTAVAHVPGGAHPSSCAPLYGFDVPHFKAYAASAQSEADWQGYVDHYVGCSHAQYLERCGGLEAIRQLPLPVF; from the coding sequence ATGGACAAACAGATGACCACCGCCGAAATGGTCGCCCAGCTGCAGGACGGCATGACCCTGGGCATCGGCGGCTGGGGCCCGCGGCGCAAACCGATGGCGCTGATCCGCGAGATCCTGCGCTCGAACCTCAAGGACCTGACCATCGTCGCCTACGGCGGGGCCGATGTCGGCATGCTGTGCGCTGCTGGCAAGGTGAAGAAGCTGGTGTTCGCCTTCGTGTCCCTCGATTTCATTCCCCTGGAGCCGCACTTTCGCAAGGCGCGCCAGGAAGGGGCCATCGAGGTGATGGAAATCGATGAAGGCATGCTGCTGCTGGGCCTGCGGGCGGCAGCGATGAACGTGCCCTTCATCCCCACGGCCGTCGGCCTGGGCACCGACGTGCTGCGCTGCAACCCGGACATCAAGCTGGTGGCCTCGCCGTATGCCGACGGCCGTGACTGGGTCGCCATGCCGGCGCTCAAGCTCGACGCGGCGCTGGTCCACGTCGACCGCGCCGACGCCCGCGGCGTCTGCCAGATCGCTGGCCCCGACCACTACATGGACGACCTGTTCGTGCGGGCTGCGGCGCGCACCTTCGTCACCTGCGACGAACTTGTGCCCAGCGACTGGTTCCATGCCGAGCCGTCGCGTGCGCACCAGGTGTTCTGGGAGCGCAACCTGACCACCGCAGTCGCCCATGTGCCGGGGGGCGCACACCCCTCGTCCTGCGCGCCGCTGTATGGCTTCGATGTGCCGCACTTCAAGGCCTACGCCGCCTCGGCGCAAAGCGAGGCCGACTGGCAGGGGTACGTCGACCACTACGTGGGCTGTTCCCACGCCCAGTACCTGGAACGTTGCGGCGGCCTCGAAGCCATCCGCCAACTGCCCCTGCCGGTTTTCTAA
- a CDS encoding LLM class flavin-dependent oxidoreductase, translating into MKFSLIYEAQTIDASREGDRKIFDDTVEQAVLADQLGFDTFWCVEHTALTNYSHMSAPETMLAFVAGKTERIGIGHGVVCLPPAMNHPVKVAERIATLDLLSKGRVHFGVGKGGTQQEAGTFGYDLATLQPQIDEAMYLIPKMFVQDEIEHHGDFVKIPKRPIHPKPYQDPHPPMYLACTNTDSLKNAGGRGMGALVLGFGGPDEIAKKVAVYHEAFDNRDERKQVGFRPNRHIAALCPAIVLEDNEQARHIGIRGQRYFMESLGYWYGGGERPDPEKWKDDTYVDGNGQAVIKSRFASEEVRVDFSDPTMAMMNPNHAYGTVEDCIGYVQRLIDAGADEILFICQMGTVPQWAQLETLRNIGEKVIPHFRKQQ; encoded by the coding sequence ATGAAATTCTCGCTGATATACGAAGCCCAGACCATCGATGCCAGCCGCGAGGGTGACCGCAAGATCTTCGATGACACCGTCGAGCAGGCGGTGCTGGCCGACCAGCTGGGCTTCGACACCTTCTGGTGCGTGGAGCACACCGCGCTGACCAACTACTCGCACATGTCCGCACCCGAAACCATGCTGGCCTTCGTCGCCGGCAAGACCGAGCGCATCGGCATCGGCCATGGCGTGGTCTGCCTGCCGCCGGCGATGAACCACCCGGTGAAGGTCGCCGAGCGCATCGCCACCCTCGACCTGCTGTCCAAGGGGCGCGTGCATTTCGGCGTGGGCAAGGGCGGTACCCAGCAGGAGGCCGGCACCTTCGGCTACGACCTGGCGACCCTGCAGCCGCAGATCGACGAGGCCATGTACCTGATCCCGAAAATGTTCGTGCAGGACGAGATCGAACACCACGGTGACTTCGTCAAGATCCCGAAACGGCCGATCCACCCCAAGCCGTACCAGGACCCGCACCCGCCGATGTACCTGGCCTGCACCAACACCGACTCGCTGAAGAACGCCGGTGGGCGTGGCATGGGCGCGCTGGTGCTGGGCTTCGGCGGGCCGGATGAAATCGCCAAGAAGGTCGCGGTGTACCACGAGGCCTTCGACAACCGTGACGAACGCAAGCAGGTCGGTTTCCGCCCCAACCGCCACATCGCCGCGCTGTGTCCGGCAATCGTGCTGGAGGACAACGAGCAGGCGCGCCACATCGGTATCCGTGGCCAGCGTTACTTCATGGAATCGCTGGGCTACTGGTACGGCGGTGGCGAGCGCCCGGACCCGGAAAAGTGGAAGGACGACACCTATGTCGACGGCAACGGCCAGGCAGTGATCAAGTCGCGCTTTGCCTCCGAGGAAGTGCGCGTCGACTTCTCCGACCCGACCATGGCGATGATGAACCCCAACCACGCCTACGGCACCGTCGAAGACTGCATCGGCTATGTGCAGCGGCTGATCGACGCCGGGGCCGACGAGATCCTGTTCATCTGCCAGATGGGCACCGTGCCGCAGTGGGCGCAGCTGGAGACCCTGCGCAACATCGGCGAGAAAGTCATCCCGCACTTCCGCAAACAGCAGTAA
- a CDS encoding NAD(P)H-dependent flavin oxidoreductase yields the protein MAVSLQTRLTALLGCRYPIIQTAMGWVADPRLVAATCNAGGFGFLAGATIEPRQMEAAIVETRRLTDQPFGVNFHMYQANAADIVELVLRHKVRAVSYSRSPGKQMIARLKDAGVVCMPTVGALKHAQKAVEMGADVVTVQGGEGGGHTGTVPTAMLLGQVLDAVQVPVVAAGGFKDGRGLVAALAQGADGIAMGTRFLMSAESPVPAATLARYLAVRDPAQVIVSRAIDGMPQRMIRNELLDSLESGNSLRRWLLALRSGLAYRRHTGLGLGELLGSALKMRQGGGLTAAQSLMAANAPMVIQKAMVEGRPAEGVLPAGQVAAGIDSLPDCAELIEQIVQDAERHLDALYRRLS from the coding sequence ATGGCCGTGTCACTGCAGACGCGCCTGACCGCCTTGCTCGGTTGCCGCTACCCGATCATCCAGACGGCCATGGGCTGGGTCGCCGACCCGCGCCTGGTGGCCGCCACCTGCAACGCCGGTGGTTTCGGCTTCCTTGCCGGGGCGACCATCGAGCCGCGGCAGATGGAGGCGGCGATCGTGGAAACCCGGCGCCTCACCGACCAGCCGTTCGGGGTCAACTTCCACATGTACCAGGCCAACGCCGCCGACATCGTCGAGCTGGTGCTGCGCCACAAGGTGCGGGCGGTGAGCTACAGCCGTTCGCCCGGCAAGCAGATGATCGCCCGCCTCAAGGACGCCGGCGTGGTCTGCATGCCCACCGTCGGTGCCCTCAAGCACGCGCAGAAGGCCGTGGAGATGGGCGCCGATGTGGTCACCGTGCAGGGCGGCGAGGGCGGTGGGCACACCGGCACCGTGCCCACGGCGATGCTGCTGGGCCAGGTGCTCGATGCGGTCCAGGTGCCGGTGGTGGCCGCGGGCGGCTTCAAGGACGGCCGTGGCCTGGTGGCGGCCCTGGCCCAGGGGGCCGACGGCATCGCCATGGGCACGCGCTTTCTGATGAGCGCCGAGAGCCCGGTGCCAGCCGCCACGCTGGCGCGCTACCTGGCGGTGCGCGACCCGGCCCAGGTGATCGTCAGCCGGGCCATCGACGGCATGCCGCAACGCATGATCCGCAACGAGCTGCTGGATTCGCTGGAGTCCGGCAACAGCCTGCGCCGCTGGCTGCTGGCGCTGCGCAGCGGCCTGGCCTACCGCCGCCATACCGGCCTGGGCCTGGGCGAGCTGCTGGGCAGCGCGCTGAAAATGCGCCAGGGCGGCGGCCTGACTGCCGCCCAGAGCCTGATGGCCGCCAACGCACCGATGGTGATCCAGAAGGCCATGGTCGAAGGCCGCCCAGCCGAGGGCGTGCTGCCGGCCGGGCAGGTGGCTGCCGGTATCGACAGCCTGCCCGATTGCGCCGAATTGATAGAGCAGATCGTCCAGGATGCCGAGCGGCACCTGGACGCGCTGTACCGCCGACTTTCCTGA